The following nucleotide sequence is from Thermostaphylospora chromogena.
ACGCCACGCCGAGCGAGATGCCCAAGGCCGGTGAGCCCACGCCGTCGGCGGACGCCACGCCCAGCCAGACGCCCGAGGCCGGGCCCACGCCGTCGGCGGACGCCACGCCCAGCCCGACACCCGAGGCCGACGAGGAGAGCTGAGCGGGCCGGGCACGCTCACTCCAAAACCCGCTCCGGAGGAACCGGGACCAGCCCGTGCGCCTCGGCCACGGGCTGGTTCGTCACATGCCCCTCGTGGGTGTTCAGCCCCCGGGCCAGCACCGGGTCGGCGCGCAGCGCGTCCCGCCAGCCGAGGTCGGCGATCCGCAGCGCGTACGGCACGGTCACGTTCGTCAACGCGTAGGTCGAGGTGTGCGGCACGGCGCTCGGCATGTTGGCCACGCAGTAGAACACCGAGTCGTGGACCCGGTAGACGGGATCGGCGTGAGTGGTGGGCCGGGAGCCCTCGAAGCAGCCGCCCTGGTCGATGGAGACGTCCACGAGCACCGAGCCCGGCTTCATCCGGGACACGAGGTCGTCGGTGACCAGCTTGGGCGCCCTGGCCCCGGGAACCAGCACCGCCCCGATCACCAGGTCGGCGTCCAGCACGGCGCGTTCGATCTCGTAGACGTTGGAGGCGACCGTACGGCAGCGCCCCCGGTAGAGCGCGTCCGCCCGGCGGAGGCGGTCGATGTCCCGGTCCAGCAGCAGTACTTCGGCCTGCATGCCGAGCGCGACGGAGGCGGCGTTCATACCCGCCACACCGGCGCCGAGCACCACCACCCGTGCCGGGTGCACGCCGGGCACGCCGCCCATCAGCACCCCGCGCCCGCCGCCCTGGCGCATCAGGTGGTAGGCGCCGACCTGGGCCGCGAGCCGTCCGGCGACCTCGGACATGGGGGCCAGCAGCGGCAGGAAGCCCGTGGCGGTCTGCACGGTCTCGTAGGCGATGGCGGTGATCCCGGAGTCGAGCAGGGCCCGGGTGCACGCGGCGGAGGCGGCGAGGTGCAGGTAGGTGAAGAGCACCTGCCCCTTGCGCAGGCGGTGGTACTCCTCGGGGAGGGGCTCTTTCACCTTCAGCACCAGGTCGCTTTCGCCCCACACGTCGTCGGCGGAGTCGAGGATGCGCGCCCCGGCGGCCTCGAACTGCTCGTCGGGTATGGCGGAGCCGGCTCCCGCTCCCCGTTCCACGATCACCTCATGGCCGTGGCGCACCAGTTCGTGGGCGCCGGCGGGGGTGAGGGCCACGCGGTATTCGTTGTCTTTCACCTCGCGGGGGACACCGATCTTCACGACTCCTCCTGACACGACGCGATCTCAACCCGTGCCCTTTGCTTTCCGTTCCCGAAACGGCGGAGCGCCACGCGCGAGACGACGGGATTCACGCCTTTTCGCACGGCGAACCGCCGATCTTCACGTGGTTGACGAGACGGTCACCTTCGAGTCCCGATGATCGGTAGGCTCTGCGGAAGCATGGCCGGGAATGTGGGGACACCGATGGAAGAGCATCCGGCGGTTCCGGCGGGGCGCACGGAGGAACGGACCGCCGGTACCGGAAAGACCGAGAACGCCAAGGGTGCCGGAAACGCCGACAGGACCGACAAGACCGGCGAGGCCGACGGGCCGCGCGCGAGCGGGTTCACCACCGCGGTGCTGTACACCGCTCTGGTGATCGTCGTGGTGCTCACCGGTGTGCTCGCCGCCATCGCGGTGCTGATGACCACCAACCCGGACGCGCTGCCCGGCGCGGAGCGGCCGCGCAAGCTCGCCGTGCCGATCTACTTCGCTCCGATCATCCGCTCCCAGCCGGCCCCCTGCCCCGGGGTGCGGGCCGCGCTGGACCGCACGGGCTCCACCTGCTACGAGGTGGGAGCCGGGGTGGAGGTCACCGCCGTGCACACGATCGAGACCGTGCCGGAGAAGGACGGCACCTACGCGGTGCGGGTCGCCCTTCCCTCGCCGTTCCGGGAGCGGGTGAGTGACCTCACGCGGGAGACGGTCGACAAGCAGATCGCCATTCTCGCCGGGCAGAAGCTCGTCGCCACGCCCACGGTCACCCAGCCCATAACCGTCGACAGCCTCAGCATCGCGGGAGGGTTCTCCAAACAGACCGCCGACACGCTCGTGGCCGAGCTGCTCGGCACGGCCACGCCGCAGCCCACCACGGGGGTGCCGTCCACCGGACCCTCGGGACCGCAGGATCCCGGCACGGGGAACCCCGGAATGGACAGTCCCGGCACGGGGGATCCCGGGACGGGGGGCCTCGGAACGGAGAACCCGCCCGCCACCGGCCTTCCAGACTCGTCCACCGGGCCCGCCCTCCAGCCCTTCGGCGGCTGACGCCCCCCAAGGCCCGCGCCGCGCCGGGGCCGTGCGCGCTAGGCGGAGACCGCGTCGAGGACGACGAGATCGTGCGGGCGGACGGGGACGCGGGAGAGCGGCCTGCCGGTGGCGTCGCGGATGGCGGCGACGATCGCCGGGGTGGAGGAGAGCGTCGGCGGCTCCCCCGCCCCCCGCAGCCCGTACGGCGCTGCGGGATCGGGGTTCTCCAGGATCGTCAGCGGCATCGGCGGCACGTCGAGGATCGTCGGGATCAGGTAGTCGGTGAACGACGGGTTGCGCACCACGCCGCCGGCCACCTGGATCTCCTCCATCAGCGCCAGCCCCAGCCCCTGGGCCGAGCCGCCGTGGATCTGCCCCTCCAGCGCCTGCGGGTTGAGGATCCGGCCCACGTCCTGCACGGCCGCCAGTTCGACGACCTTGACCAGGCCCAGCTCCACGTCCACGTCCACGACCGCCCGGTGGACGCAGAGCGCGAGCTGCACGTGCGAGTCGCCCTGACCGGTCAGCGGATCCATCGGGTAGGTCGGCCGGTGGCGGAACTCCCGGGTCTCCTCGATCGGACCGGTGACTTCCAGCAGCTCCGCCAGGGACAGCCCGGGATGCTCGGCGGACAGCTCGGCCAGCCGCTCGCGTACGGCTTCGCAGGCGGCCTTGACCGCGCCGCCGGTCATGTAGGACTGCCGCGAGGCGGAGGAGGAGCCCGCCGAACCCACGGACGTGTCGGCCGGGGCGACCGTGACCCGGTCGATGCCCAGCTCGGTGCGGGCGATCTGAGCCTGCACGGTGACCAGCCCCTGGCCCACCTCGGCGGCGGCGGTGTGCACCAGCACGTGCGGCTCGCCACCGGCCAGCTCGACCCGCACCCGGGCGGTGGAGTAGTCGTCGAAGCCTTCGGAGAAGCAGATGTTCTTGATGCCGACGCCGTAGCCGACGCCCCGCCGCACCCCTTCACCCCGGGTCGTCTGGGAGACGCCGCCGGGAAGATCGCGCTGGTCGTCGGCGCGCCGCTGCGGAAGCGGGAGCGCTTCGAGCCGGGTGAGCATCGCGGCGAGCGGCGCGGGTGAATCGATCACCTGGCCGGTGATCAGCCGCGACCCCTGGGAGACGGCGTTGCGCCTGCGGACCTCCACGGGGGACAGCCCGCACGCCTGCGCCAGCCGGTCCATCTGCGACTCGTAGGCGAAGCACGCCTGCACAGCGCCGAACCCGCGCATCGCCCCGCACGGCGGATTGTTGGTGTAGACGCCGTAGACGTCCACCGCCACGTTCGCCACCTCGTACGGCCCCACGCCGAGCGAGGCGGCGTTGCCCACCACGGCGGGCGTCGAGGAGCAGTAGGCGCCGCCGTCCAGCAGGATCTCCGCCTTGACGTAGACCAGGCGGCCGTCGCGGGTCGCGCCGTGCTCGTAACGCATCCGGGCGGGATGGCGGTGCACGTGCCCGAAGAACGACTCCCGCCGGCCGTAGACCATCTTCACCGGACGGCCGGTGCGCAGCGCGAGCATGCAGGCGTGGATCTGCATCGACAGGTCCTCGCGCGCGCCGAACGCGCCGCCCACACCCGCCAGCGTGAGCCGTACCTTCTCCGGCGGCAGCCCCAGGCAGGGGGCGATCTGGTCGCGGTCCACGTGCAGCCACTGGGTGGCGATGTACAGGTCCACGCCGCCGTCCGCCGCCGGCACGGCCAGGCCCGACTCCGGGCCGAGGAACGCCTGGTCCTGCATGCCGACCTCGTACTCGCCGCGGACCACGACCGGCGCCTCGAAGACCGATCCGACGCGCACCGGCTGGTGGCGCACCACGTTCCCCTGCGGATGCACCTTGGGGCAGTCGGGGTCGAACGCGGCCCGCCACGGGTCGGTGACCGCCTCGACGACCTCGTAGTCGACCTTGATCGCCGCAGCCGCGCGCCGAGCGCGTTCGGGATGGTCGGCCGCCACGATCGCGACCGGTTCTCCCTGGTAGCGCACCTGTTCCATGGCCAGCACGGGCTGGTCGGCGCGCTCCAGGCCGTAGAACTTCGTCCCGGGCACGTCGTGGTGGGTGAGCGCGGCGAGCACTCCGGGCATGGCCAGCGCCGGACCCACGTCGATGGCGCGGATCCGCGCGGCGGGGTGCGGGCTGCGCAGGGTCGCGCCCCACACCATGTCGTCCAGCCACAGGTCCGAGGCGTAGGCGAACTCGCCCGTCACCTTCAGGACGCCGTCGGGCCGGGACGCGCTCGCCCCGATTCCCCGCTCGGTGCCGACGCCCCCGCCGGGGCGCGTGTCGATGCCGGTCACATTGGGCAGTACATCAGCCGCTTCCCGGCGCGGCTATGGCCCCGCCCATGAAAGGCGGCGTCCACGCGGCCGCCGCCTTGTAGCTTCATCCAAAGCCGGAGGGTTAATCTGGCTTGTGCGCATCCGTGACCTGCTAGGCATCAGCGAGCTGGGTCTGTCCGTACTCGTCGGTGAGGAGCACCTCGACCGGGAGTTCACCTCCGTGCACATCACCGACCTGCCCGACCCCGGCCGTTACCTCACGGGCGGCGAGCTGGTGCTCACCGGCCTGATGTGGTACCGCGGCGACCCCGGCGACTCCGAGGGCTTCGCCGACGTTCTGCGCCGGGCGGGCGTGGTCGCCGTGGGTGCGGGGCGGGCCAGATTCGGCACGGTCCCCGACGACCTGGTGCGCGCCTGCGCCGTCCGAGGGCTGCCGCTGCTGGCGGTACCCGTCGAGACCTCCTTCGCCGCCATCGCCGAACTGGCGCACGTCCGGCACGCGCTGGACGTGCGCGACGCGCTCGGCCGCCACCGGCGCATCGTCGCCGCCGTGGCCGAGGGCGCCGGGCTGGCCGAGCTGTTCACCCTCATGGTGCGCGAGCTGGGTGTGAGCGGGGCGGTCGTCTCCGCGACCGGAAGCCTGATCGCCGGGGACGTCCCCGCCGGGCTGCTTCCCGACCTGGCCCGCGCCTACCTGACCGCGCCCCGGCTGCCGTGTCCGGTGCGGCTGGACGACCGGACATACACGATCTTCGCGGTGGGGCGGACCCACCGCGCCGCCGGATGGGCGCTGGCGTGCGAAGGCGATCTCATCGAACGCGCGGACGTGGGATACGAGCTGGCGGCGTGCGTCGCGCTGGAACGCGTCCGGATGGAGGAGGGGCGGCGGGTCGAGCGCAGGCTCGCCGCGGAACTGGTCGGTGCCGCCTGCGCCGGCGGCGACCCGGCCGAGCTGGGCGCACGGCTGCGCACCTGCGGGATCGGCGCGACCGAGCCGTACGCGGTGCTCAGCGCGGCGGCGGAGACCGACCCAGAGGCCGGGGAGGCGGACCCGGCGATGCTGGGCGGGCAGATCGTGGAGGAGGCGCTCGACCGGACCGTCGTCGCGCCCGCCGGAGCGGGCGACGCGCTCGCGGTGGTGCCCCTGCGGGGGATCGGGGACGACGCCGGACGCCTGGCGGCGCTGCTGGGTGAGCGTACGCGGGCGCTGGCCGCGGCAGCGCGCGGCCTGCGGATCTCGATCGGAGTGAGCGGGGTGATGTCGGGACCCGCCGGGTTGCGCGGCGGAGTGGAGGA
It contains:
- the ald gene encoding alanine dehydrogenase — encoded protein: MKIGVPREVKDNEYRVALTPAGAHELVRHGHEVIVERGAGAGSAIPDEQFEAAGARILDSADDVWGESDLVLKVKEPLPEEYHRLRKGQVLFTYLHLAASAACTRALLDSGITAIAYETVQTATGFLPLLAPMSEVAGRLAAQVGAYHLMRQGGGRGVLMGGVPGVHPARVVVLGAGVAGMNAASVALGMQAEVLLLDRDIDRLRRADALYRGRCRTVASNVYEIERAVLDADLVIGAVLVPGARAPKLVTDDLVSRMKPGSVLVDVSIDQGGCFEGSRPTTHADPVYRVHDSVFYCVANMPSAVPHTSTYALTNVTVPYALRIADLGWRDALRADPVLARGLNTHEGHVTNQPVAEAHGLVPVPPERVLE
- a CDS encoding SecDF P1 head subdomain-containing protein, yielding MEEHPAVPAGRTEERTAGTGKTENAKGAGNADRTDKTGEADGPRASGFTTAVLYTALVIVVVLTGVLAAIAVLMTTNPDALPGAERPRKLAVPIYFAPIIRSQPAPCPGVRAALDRTGSTCYEVGAGVEVTAVHTIETVPEKDGTYAVRVALPSPFRERVSDLTRETVDKQIAILAGQKLVATPTVTQPITVDSLSIAGGFSKQTADTLVAELLGTATPQPTTGVPSTGPSGPQDPGTGNPGMDSPGTGDPGTGGLGTENPPATGLPDSSTGPALQPFGG
- a CDS encoding molybdopterin cofactor-binding domain-containing protein, yielding MTGIDTRPGGGVGTERGIGASASRPDGVLKVTGEFAYASDLWLDDMVWGATLRSPHPAARIRAIDVGPALAMPGVLAALTHHDVPGTKFYGLERADQPVLAMEQVRYQGEPVAIVAADHPERARRAAAAIKVDYEVVEAVTDPWRAAFDPDCPKVHPQGNVVRHQPVRVGSVFEAPVVVRGEYEVGMQDQAFLGPESGLAVPAADGGVDLYIATQWLHVDRDQIAPCLGLPPEKVRLTLAGVGGAFGAREDLSMQIHACMLALRTGRPVKMVYGRRESFFGHVHRHPARMRYEHGATRDGRLVYVKAEILLDGGAYCSSTPAVVGNAASLGVGPYEVANVAVDVYGVYTNNPPCGAMRGFGAVQACFAYESQMDRLAQACGLSPVEVRRRNAVSQGSRLITGQVIDSPAPLAAMLTRLEALPLPQRRADDQRDLPGGVSQTTRGEGVRRGVGYGVGIKNICFSEGFDDYSTARVRVELAGGEPHVLVHTAAAEVGQGLVTVQAQIARTELGIDRVTVAPADTSVGSAGSSSASRQSYMTGGAVKAACEAVRERLAELSAEHPGLSLAELLEVTGPIEETREFRHRPTYPMDPLTGQGDSHVQLALCVHRAVVDVDVELGLVKVVELAAVQDVGRILNPQALEGQIHGGSAQGLGLALMEEIQVAGGVVRNPSFTDYLIPTILDVPPMPLTILENPDPAAPYGLRGAGEPPTLSSTPAIVAAIRDATGRPLSRVPVRPHDLVVLDAVSA
- a CDS encoding PucR family transcriptional regulator, whose protein sequence is MRIRDLLGISELGLSVLVGEEHLDREFTSVHITDLPDPGRYLTGGELVLTGLMWYRGDPGDSEGFADVLRRAGVVAVGAGRARFGTVPDDLVRACAVRGLPLLAVPVETSFAAIAELAHVRHALDVRDALGRHRRIVAAVAEGAGLAELFTLMVRELGVSGAVVSATGSLIAGDVPAGLLPDLARAYLTAPRLPCPVRLDDRTYTIFAVGRTHRAAGWALACEGDLIERADVGYELAACVALERVRMEEGRRVERRLAAELVGAACAGGDPAELGARLRTCGIGATEPYAVLSAAAETDPEAGEADPAMLGGQIVEEALDRTVVAPAGAGDALAVVPLRGIGDDAGRLAALLGERTRALAAAARGLRISIGVSGVMSGPAGLRGGVEEARHARRLAEARGGGVVTSDEIYTHSLLLATVPDDIRRSFATRLLEPLFDYDKRHRSELVRTLGTFLECAGSWNLCAERLHVHVNTVRYRIRRVEELTGRDLSTMADRVDLFLALRAE